In Ancylothrix sp. D3o, a single window of DNA contains:
- a CDS encoding DUF5674 family protein, protein MIYLIKEPASQKQIEEMLEILGSYIKLAVDIERGILAGGGELHADCEAVLLEDGSLQTYIWGADWYPLTQEVGYESLINIRPRQNNRSMEIQDSVIRQQVAEIVQQLLGGL, encoded by the coding sequence ATGATTTATCTAATTAAAGAGCCAGCTAGTCAAAAGCAAATTGAGGAAATGTTAGAAATCCTTGGCAGTTATATTAAACTAGCAGTAGACATTGAACGGGGAATTTTAGCTGGTGGTGGAGAACTTCACGCTGATTGCGAGGCTGTGTTGCTTGAAGACGGTAGTCTTCAAACATATATTTGGGGAGCAGATTGGTATCCGCTTACTCAAGAGGTAGGATATGAATCTCTAATCAATATCCGTCCTCGTCAGAACAACCGCTCAATGGAAATTCAAGATTCAGTAATTCGACAACAAGTTGCTGAGATCGTTCAACAGTTATTAGGAGGCTTATGA
- a CDS encoding ParA family protein, with the protein MSNQKIVIGILANAGGVGKTTLAVHLAYEICKRGQTVALIDLDPQRALDVFCGLPSAEAENSVVQVLGKDFDGNWPLVQAWSNPNIEVCQGHPSMAQVANDLVIRRRGEYVLADRLKAYPLRHDVIILDCPATIGIICENAIAASTGLLVPIQLEMKSVSGVADLVEWLIGIADDLMLDPHPPILGLIPSLYDNTRAIHRQYLQQLPEVAEQLRVKLYPQIRDSSEFKNASANGLPIQKYRPAHSACKDFKTIADDIVTLVRKGKL; encoded by the coding sequence ATGTCAAATCAAAAAATAGTCATTGGAATTTTAGCGAATGCAGGTGGAGTAGGCAAAACAACCCTAGCCGTTCATCTAGCTTATGAGATATGCAAGAGAGGTCAGACAGTAGCATTAATCGACCTCGATCCCCAGAGAGCATTAGATGTGTTTTGCGGATTACCTTCAGCAGAAGCTGAAAATTCTGTAGTGCAAGTTCTTGGAAAAGACTTTGACGGCAATTGGCCATTAGTTCAAGCTTGGTCAAATCCCAATATAGAAGTTTGTCAGGGCCATCCCAGTATGGCACAAGTAGCAAATGACTTAGTAATTCGTCGTCGGGGTGAATATGTTTTGGCAGACCGCTTAAAAGCTTATCCTTTACGTCACGATGTAATTATTCTGGATTGCCCGGCGACAATTGGAATAATCTGTGAAAATGCCATTGCGGCTAGTACGGGACTGTTAGTTCCCATTCAGTTAGAGATGAAATCAGTTTCGGGAGTAGCTGACTTAGTAGAATGGCTGATTGGAATTGCTGATGATTTAATGCTCGACCCCCATCCCCCAATTTTAGGGCTGATACCCAGTTTGTATGACAATACTCGTGCCATCCACCGTCAGTATTTACAGCAATTACCAGAAGTAGCCGAACAACTAAGAGTGAAACTATATCCTCAAATTCGAGATTCATCCGAATTTAAGAATGCGTCAGCCAATGGCTTACCCATACAAAAATATCGACCAGCGCATTCCGCTTGTAAAGACTTCAAGACCATTGCTGACGATATCGTTACTTTAGTACGGAAAGGAAAACTATAA